In Leptidea sinapis chromosome 2, ilLepSina1.1, whole genome shotgun sequence, the sequence TTGTGTTCATAGCAACACTTgctgaagaagaagaagagaaatCTAATCAATCAAGAAGATTTTGGGTGAACAACTTTTGGAAGCAACGATATATGTCCGGTGAAATCAACAATTTATTCAATGATTTGCGTTATGACGTTCGAAAATTTTATGATTCTTATAGAATGAGTtatgaaaattttgaaagtCTGGTTCATTTGCTCCGACCTTACATGGAGAAAAAACAATCAAGATTTCGCTCACCTATACCTGTTGAAGACAGATTGTCTGTGTGCTTGAGGtgagtaataaaaaatactttaataagtttaatcatatttattattatattttaattcacaTATACTCGTACAGGTATGATTCGAATGGTGACTGCAGATCGCAGACTGCATTACTATTTCGTCTGAATCTATATTTCTTGCTGCGCCGGTCATAGGACTGTCGTCGTGGAGCGATTATTGTTGACATTCGAatcatatctttatttttaatcacattaGCTTTGCTGCaggcaaaaaaataataagttaaaaaaattacaaattctgGTATTCATTGGTTTCAATATTCTGGTAATCACTGGTTTCAATGTTTTCGTCTTGGCATCTAAGTATGGGTGTCGGAGTATATGTCAATGTTGATTGTATATTGTCCTCGTTATTTACGGATGTTGCTTGGGGTGTGTAATAAGAAAAATCGTCCATGGTGTAGTTTGATTGATTCACAGGAGGTTTTTGTTTCGATGTGGATGGTTCATAAATAGATCTTGTAGTTTCAATATTCTGTGGTACTTCTGATAGTTCTGAATATTCGATTTCTGCCTTATTAACAAGAAGCAATACATCTCTTTTCACTTGAAGTTGCAACTTTTTCGGTAAAGATTTTACCGTAGCAgacattgatttaaaaatatatctgttCTAGGATGTTCATCTTCGTTATTTTTAGAATCtatatattcttttaatatCTCAGCTGTGGTTATGTTTTGTGATCGAGGACGTGACTTTTGAGAATCCGAATGTGACATTTGTGATTGTGGCCGTGATTGAGGAGAATCCAAGAAAGAATCTTGTGTCTCCTTGGAAGAAGAATCTAAATTAGCtctattttgtaaaaatgtattCAAGAATTGGAGTTCTCTTTCGTGTTTTATAGGCCTTTGTGGCTTTGCAAAATCACCACTTTTGCttattctatttttcatcaCTTTTCGATAGTTGTTTCTGATATTCGTCCACATCTTGAGACATTCTTGagctgaaaataatattataaacatataaatgaaTGGTTTGTTAGTTAAACGTATGTGTCCGGCACCCGCAACACGCAATCCGTAttgtatgatttaaaatatgattatcAAAAGTGCctaggtatatttattttaaattttcaaagttataatattttttaaaattggtattatttaaatatttttaataaaattaataggtACCTaagctatatttaaaaataaaatgtatcttttTAGGTTTCTAATAACAGGAGTCAGTTTCAAAACTTTAGCATTCAATTACCGAATGGGATTAAGTACAGTTCGTTGTATAGTTCATGAAACCTGCCGTGTAATCTGGAATATTCTTGGCCGTGTCGTTCTGCCAAAACCAACAACAGCACAATGGAAGATAATTGCTAAAGACTTTGATGAAATATGGAATTTTCTAAATTGTATTGGTGCCATGGATGGCAAGCACTTCAAGATACGAGCTCCAAATAATAGTGGAAGTatgtgttttaattataaaaaaatttttaatatcgttCTGCTGGCTGTAGCAGATGCTAAATACATATTTGTCATTGTCGATGTAGGTGCTTATGGTAGAAATAGCGACGGTGGTATATTAGATCATTCAAAATTGGGTTTAAAATTGCAAAACGACACATTAAATGCGCCTTATCTATCTTAGCATCGGTACGGCTGAGGATTTTAGGTGGCAAATAGCAATATACTAAAACATAATCGCAATAAAGTAGAAATTTCCGTGATATATGGTCGTAATAACAAAAATACCGCTTCAGTATGCTTGAGGCTGCTGTATCGGCAGCCTTGAGAATGCTTCGGGAGGCTTCGGCATCCTTCGGTACGCCGCCGGCCGCGGCGCCGAGGCAACACTCGGGGGATAGCTTGCCCTGCGGGGCGAGGGGAGGCATCCGCCATTTGCATCATTTGACTCACAGTTGACTCACGCTGAATATCTGAATGATCGGACAGTctgagactagattgtgattattttatagcgatagaaatgactgtacaatattgtatattgtatttagcgcaaaaaataaatgctgggagagtttcttgcgccgcttcttctttctcagagcgccattagtttccgaagcggtagtagaatctactagttattaaaaatgacatcaaaaagaattctaaaggaatcagttttgagaaaataaatgccttttatgactttttaaggctggggaccgagccaacggccttgaggaatcgtaCGGAGCTAGGTTACTTCTCCTGTAAATTAGCAActaggtcgttatcgacggttaatgctcgagtgccccaaggctgggTGCTATCCctcacactgtttcttctgtatatcactgatatgttggacacctccaacatacattgctatgcagtcGAGTCCTCtattgagaaggtcgcggaatggggtaaattgaaccttgccCAATTtcacccccagaagactcaagtttgcgcgttaaccACGTGGAAGAACTTCCTTGtacgttgtttccgggacgatacgacatgggtaccttcaaaaaaagcgcgtacaccttcgttacaggccggcaacgcttctgtgattcctctggtgttgcaagagaatgcgggcggcggtgaacacttagcaccaggtgacccgaacttCAAACTCAAGCTGTTTAATACTATCCTTACTTGGAATTTCCAAACATTCTGACTTATTTACTAGAAtagagttatattttaattttcgaaTAGTGCTAGCAAAGTTGATTCGTAAAATCTATATCTATTTTTTGCTACTGCTAACTTTACAATAAATGGGCATTCGTGTGGGTCAATAACCTGTGATCCTACACTTATTAAATATCTATGAATATAAAAGAAGATCTACACAAGCCTCTGGCGAGCGAGCAAACGGTATAACCATTCGCCTACTCCGAGTAGAAGAGGAATTGGTGACTTGAGGTCTTAATAACTCAACAAGAGTCAGCAAAACTTGGTAGTCTATAAAactctatacataatattaaaatataatcttacCATCACGTTGATAATTAACATCCTTCAATCTCACTAAGCTCACTCTTAGTTCTTTACTACATAGCTGCTtgagtaataatatattgtttgatTGTTTATCCAGTTGCCAGTCTGCGGACCAACCTAAAAATGAGTTaagcaatatattatgtgttatttacataatcaaattcaattatttgtattcaaagtaggattttaaattattgaacgTCAGAATCTACCACCCACTCGACATTTCGTTTGAAAGCTCCCAGGTGCCTTACTTTATCCGACACCtctaacaaatatcgttaaaaaacatacatatgtatagaaaaacttaataaactaaagtctaaaaccttcctcgagaaccacgctatccatattagtaaaaacaaatatagtaaataatgtGGCTTACTATTGacaacagaattttcaaaatcagaTCAGATCCAGAGATTGTCTCCTACAACATTACACAGGTACTTTACCTCTTCATAATATAAGTATGGATAACATTAGCACAGCAGATGTAAGTTTATTGCAATTGTATTAGTTCAAATCAAAAGATAATATGTGTCTTTGTTGTACCAATATCAACACGAatcactatttatttttatttatttagagacttGCTTACGGCGACGTTGTGTGCTGGGTTGTCGCCTTTCCTAAAATATGTTTGAGGGGattgatggctggtccatgcctCAActtgtgaacgggtgctacttgtggtgccTGGTCGACCTTTTATACTTAATGAATCATTGTACTTGTTTGATGCAATTATTGATTGTGATAGTAATCACGATCATCATAACCatcaaacaatgaattcaagctcttatGGTTGATGCACCGAATTacgcagcaccttacaaactaatttgttattaaaagagtggccattgagtttcttatatgttcttctcacgagctcaactttttacgaacatattgtACACTCagtaatttgaaagaaatatttgtagtggcAATTCAAAAccacttagtttaagcctaacagaataatgtttatttcacATTGACTTCAATTCAAGAagaataaaggcataaaaggcatttattttctcaaaattgattcctttagaattctttttgatctcatttctaataactacgcttcggaagcaaatggcgctctgagagagaagaagcggcgcaagaaactctcccagcattatttttttgcgctcttttcaataaaaatatacaatattgtacagtcatttctattgctataaaataatcacaatctagtcccaggctgtccgatcatttagatactcagcagtggagtaataggatttacgacagagccatttttttaataaaacatttaaatgtatttatagataatgcctgaacagtggctgggactttaataataattataatgataataataaaatttattgccttgaacttaatttaagtatacaatatcagcttattacaaacatacattaagacaaaagggagtaggctcagcttatgctgcttgaaataatattttcatgcagcgctggttttcagccattcccatctccctaaggtgtaaggtgggatacatagtaaagagggcaaactaataacgattacaatgcagatctaaactttttctaaatgtatcaacctctgtatacattatgagtgtatttgtgagtgtgagtgtgtgtgttgtataaatatatgagtgtgtgtcattgtgtcagtttaaatgtaatatgaaacaATTTGCATATGTTATGGTttaatcatgaaaaatatttatataagggaagttctttccatacacaataattaaaattttcagcttcctgttgtttttttaacaatgccattttatatttacccttaaactgatttatattttttatcattctaagaggtggtggcaaatcattccaaATACGGGAAGCCATGAATTTGAAACTGGATCTATATCTTGTTGTTTTGTAGTATGGTATATTTAATAAGGTTTGAGAGGCAAAAcgtgtacattttaaattagaacTTCCGCTCCAggacaatttttcaaataaatattcagggCGCTTGTTATAGATAATTCTCTTTATACTACAGGCATAATGCAATTCTCTCCTAGCTTTCATATTAGGTATTCGTTTGTTGTTCAAATATGGAGTTATATAGCCTCTGTTTGGAACATGAAATGAGAATCGAATACATGCATTTTGTACCCGCTGCACTGCTCTCTCCAATTTATAACTAAGTCTGGGACCATATGTTGTACTGCATTGGTTGAATTGGGAGAGGACAAGTGACTCAGTCAATGAAGTACGTAGTTCCTCTTTTAGCTATGGCCTTATTTTATATAGTGTTTTTAGTTTATAGAAAgcagttcttattttattgttaacatgTTCCATAAATTTTTGCTCGCCGTCTAATACCAGGCCCAAATTACGTGCAGGTTTTACATATTCTACTGGTATATCATTTAGTTTTACTTTTCGGTGcagttacatatatatttaatttggttTTTTGTTCCAAGGGCTAACATCTGTGATTTAGCTGGATTAAGTGatagcgggttttttttttgaccAATTGTAGATATTTTCTAAGTCCTGATTTATTTTACGTATAGCGTCTTTGACATCTTCGCCTTTGAAAGAGAAATACAGTTGCGTGTCATCAGCGTAGAGGTGGTACTtacaagtatttatatatttggggAGGTCAGCAGTAAAAATGGAGAAAATTATCGGGCTTAGCAGAGAGCCCTGTGGGACACCTCTTATCATAGGCAGCAACGAAGAAAGAAGTTTTTTACCAGTTTTGTCTTCAATTTCCACCATTTGGCTTCTACCGGTCAGGAACGTTTCAAACCAACAGCGAGTATTTTTGGTGAAACCATAGTGTTTTAGTTTTGACAGCAGTATTTCTGAAGGGATACAGTCGAAGGCTCTAGAATAGTCTAGCAAAACTAGTATACTACTATATCCCATATCCGATGCTTCTGTCAAATCATCAGAGATATGTAGAAGGGCTGTTTCTATGCCGTGACCCTTACGAAACCCTACttactttattatagaagtgtatacatttacccttaaagctattatgtatcttatgaagcctactagaattagttacaagcaatcccttatttctagtgttgtaataatgaaaatcactattaagagcaaataggtgacgatttttgtgaacgtatattaaattttcataaatgtactgacagtGAACAGTAATAGTGTACTCTCttatctttctaactgcatatacCGCAGAGCTGattctatctgctagatgggcaatatgtggaccccactgaagctttttatctaacgtgatacccactACGGTGTAGTGTCCACAAgatccaatctctggtcatttataagtacgttggttagtacctccgctgtgtttggtgtaatgaaccgtaaacactttgtttttttactgtttaagtgcagattattcgtctcaaaccaatgcactatctttgagagtgcattgtttaccgcGTCGTAATAAACTGCATTTGCCAtttaataagttagctagagttaaggtctccttcataggtcttggtataaagttttacaataaataacagATAGTATGAAGTACTCTCtaagcacaaattcaagaatcAAATTAAAGTATCTTTGACAAAGACggcttattataatatagtagattATAATACAGAGGATAAttatgcatggttcttgtctggttgtGCACTGACCAccttaatttgtataatattatattaagtaggcgtggttatatgatttaaaagatagaCTGCGAGTTTCtcatcagttcttctccccatgtcaaagccgctttacaaattcaaattcaaatatttttattgaaaataggatgtgatgataaatgcctcagacctgaacaacagaagaacgggcgcaacatactcagtgggcttttttttcatcgaaataatatgtgtacaaagtaatattgtacagttaaacatattatttaatagcctgagggtggtcactccattcccaatctgtggtatcattaagaaagtcatttatgttatagtaacctttaccacactaacattttttaacaattcttttgaataacataatacttttgttttgaacattttctgggatcttgttgtaaaagcatatacatcgccccacaaaagactaaaaCTGATGCAGCTTCACTATGTGTATCAAGtattattacaatatgttatgttattgtcactacttatggtaaataaatatatatctatttctaatacataaaaatagagTCGGAGTCTggcataacttttttttatctgGTATAAATCAtgtaaatcaaatataaaatgattaagttttatttgtgttcattaaattattatgcaaTATACATTTACTTTAAAATCTATATTAACAGTACTCTATCTCTAAATTTGACATATAAACTACCTGGTAAATCCTGTTCTGTGTCTTCAAAAACCCTGGTAAACTGTTCAATCTCCatatttctatattaatataattgtaaatgaCTAAGTTGAATAGCCCCGAAGAAACTTAGATTAGATTATTCTGAACAAGCAGATGAGGGAAGATTATGTAACACACACTTGTTTTTATGGGATGCTAATTatgaaataacacaaaaaaaaattgactgatttaagaatattttccatTCATGTAACACTTAACaagtgtttaatatttttagctcTTTATAAGCTTCTCAATTAGTCCGCAGAGTACAACATGGACATGACATGTTAACTTATCAAGGAGTGACCAGCCATATTTCAATGAACTAGGTGTTGTGTGCACATGTATATCACGATTCTTAAGAAGGTGGGCCTCTTAACCACACCACATTCTTTATCCAACAATGGCCCTCTCTGCAAGACTGAGCACTGGCTCATGAAGCTATATAGCAGTGATCTACACAACTGTGGTTGAAAATGAACATTTCTGCCTTTATTAAAACTTCTACACATTACTTAAATCACTCTATAGAAATACAAGGGGAAGTGTGTCACAGCTATTGAGGTCCTCAACATTGGGCAAATTACAATTTGCTACTCTTTGTGGCATGTCTTGattgtaacaaaaaatattaaaaacattattactattattaaaaaaaagagtaaGTAATAGTTGCATGCAAATAtgacatttgttttttaaagaaTTGGAATGCTACATTTGCAACAGATTGGGATTGGGATTGAAAAGTCTAAATTGCTCTTCATTAGTCACTCATGAAATAAATTTCATGTGAATTTTACTTCTattgcaaattatttaaaagcaataaccataattttgttaGCTTCtagcattaaataaaattaatgttgaCATCTGGTATTCAACAACCACACTTTTAACAAGAAATTTCTGGCCACTCACAGCCACCTTGTGCTGCTTTACAGGCTGCTGATTTTCCTAACCCTTATAACTTAGGGACCTCCAAGAAAAGAGTAACAcgtctcttgacacctgttaaTATGGATATCCATGGGTGGTTGCACCACAACTCCTCACTTACTCGTTTGCCGGctcatatatacaaaaattgtcaaaacatattttttttgtgtccAGAAAGTGGTAACAATTGTATACGAATGTAACATCTATTTCGCAGCTATTAGAGCACTAGATGTGTATAGGAATTTGGTAACAGCATTCTCTCCAGCATTGAGTGGTCGAACTTGTTGCTTAGTGCATGAATTAGATAATTATTTGGACAAATGTCTTTCCCAGATATGAGTTTATAATATCTACAAACACCAGTTGTAATAAGACAATTTTGAACACAAAGCTCTTCACAAAAGtcgcatttataatttttagcgAATAATTTTGGGGATATTGGATTTGGTTCCCATACTAAACAAGTTTTAGGGCAACTTCGACTTgtaataatgttaattgttaACTGCTCCGTGATACTatagtataattttaaatataattgttggTGTGCGTATGTTTAAACTGAATACTCAATACTGAATATATTAATAGGTATTTCTCGAATTCttgataaagtaaataaattagcgttaatattctaagtTCAAAATTCAAATCGAAGCTTCTGCAATCAAATCAGTgtatcttttcttttttttttcccaTTTATTGGCCTGCAGGGTTAGTGCGTCAGCCTTGCAAAAAGGTTAGGAAGTGTGTTATTGGATTGGGAATTGGAACGGAACTTGGAAAAGGTAAATTTAgtatataaatagttataattttatattgttatgaaAAATGAAACTAGCTAAAATTCTATatacatcaatatttatattagata encodes:
- the LOC126974273 gene encoding uncharacterized protein LOC126974273; translation: MVDWDLVFIATLAEEEEEKSNQSRRFWVNNFWKQRYMSGEINNLFNDLRYDVRKFYDSYRMSYENFESLVHLLRPYMEKKQSRFRSPIPVEDRLSVCLRFLITGVSFKTLAFNYRMGLSTVRCIVHETCRVIWNILGRVVLPKPTTAQWKIIAKDFDEIWNFLNCIGAMDGKHFKIRAPNNSGRKGILKEEGQKRGKKRNGHVEDRQRIYD